In Aedes albopictus strain Foshan chromosome 3, AalbF5, whole genome shotgun sequence, the following are encoded in one genomic region:
- the LOC134292079 gene encoding uncharacterized protein LOC134292079 translates to MSKIRCIRPFKDIQCSKELRYLTDGIIQKLKSIGFSKVSTLNTKDFRICSSCRLHIDSRAHLTQNEEQSVAGGSRMPTVQTIPVVPDSQSYESLVTIPSASTLSTIQSNEDFTMPVDVEIFNRGIAAIRVSPIDLGKVKNVHYPEKKCAEIVEGVRRNLFKLDAKTEKANEFNEVIENMKIKFLNSATRQEKLSILSLLPKSWSVQKIVDEFKTSRNMASDARKEKNNVLDSSQGSSSGKALSNETKELVLNFFEDDDISRAMPGQRDFVSVKTGNKRLAVQKRLLMMTLREAFNRFNEVYVNVKIGFSSFASLRPRQCKLLTITGTHNVCVCTTHENVNLILHSLKKIQCLE, encoded by the coding sequence atgagtaaaatcagatgtattcgtccattcaaagacattcagtgttcgaaagagctgcgatatctcacggatggtatcatccaaaaactgaagtcaattggattttccaaggtatccacactgaacaccaaggattttcgtatttgttcgtcttgccgtctacatattgattcaagagctcacctcacccaaaacgaagaacaaagcgtagccggtggctcaaggatgccaactgttcagaccatacctgttgtacctgattcgcaaagctatgaaagtttggtcacgataccatcagcgtcaacgctaagcacaattcaatcaaatgaagacttcacgatgcctgtagacgtcgaaatattcaaccgaggaatagcagctattcgtgtttcgcctatagatttaggtaaggttaaaaatgttcactatcctgaaaaaaagtgcgctgaaatcgtcgaaggtgtacgaagaaatctttttaaattagacgctaaaacagaaaaagcaaacgagtttaatgaagtcatagaaaatatgaaaattaaatttttaaattcagccacaaggcaagaaaaactatcaattttatcattgttaccaaaatcatggtcagtacaaaaaattgtagacgaatttaaaactagtagaaatatggcatcagatgcaagaaaggaaaaaaataatgtattagattcatctcaaggttcaagctctggaaaagctttgagtaatgaaacaaaagaactggttttgaatttttttgaggacgatgatataagccgtgcaatgccaggccaaagagattttgttagcgtaaagacaggaaataagagattagctgttcagaaaagattgttaatgatgacattaagagaagcttttaatcgctttaatgaagtgtacgtcaatgtaaaaatagggttttcatcatttgcaagcctccggccaaggcaatgtaaactattgactatcacaggaacacataatgtttgcgtttgcactacgcatgaaaatgtcaatttaattctacatagcttaaaaaaaatacaatgtcttgaatga